CACCGTGGTGCCGACCGGGATGTTGCGCAGCGGCAGGGTGTTGCCGGCCTTGATCGGGGCGTCGGAACCAGCGATCACCTGGTCGCCGGCCTTCAGCCCCTTCGGGGCGATGATGTAGCGACGCTCGCCGTCGACGTAGCACAGCAGGGCGATGTGCGCGGTGCGGTTCGGATCGTATTCGATCCGCTCGACGCGCGCGACGATGCCTTCCTTGTTGCGCTTGAAGTCGATCAGGCGGTAGTGCTGCTTGTGACCGCCGCCGACGTGGCGGGTGGTGATGCGACCGTGGTGGTTACGGCCGCCGGACTTGCTCTGCTTCTCGACGAGCGCGGCGTGCGGGGCACCCTTGTGCAGATCCGGGGTGACCACGCGGACCGCGGAGCGGCGGCCGGCAGAGGTGGGCTTGAACTTCATCAATGGCATGGGATCACCCTCAGGCCTTCGCGGACACGTCGATGCTCTGGCCATCGGCCAGGCGCACGTACGCCTTACGCCAGTCGCCGCGGCGACCGGAACGGAAGCGGAAGGACTTGTTCTTGCCCTTCACGTTGACGACGTTGACCGACTCGACCTTGACGTCGAACAGCTGCTCCACGGCGGCCTTGACGTCGGCCTTGGTGGCGTCGTTCGAAACTTCGAACACGTACTGGTTGCTGACTTCCTGCAGGCGTGCCGTCTTCTCCGACACGCGCGGCGCGAGCAGCACGCTGAAAACTTTCTCGTTGGTGCTCATGCCAGCCACTCCTCGACCTTCTTGACCGCGTCAGCGGTGATCAGCACGGAATCGGCGCCGACCAGGGCGACCGGATCCAGGCCCTGCACGTCGCGCACCTGCACGTAGGGCAGGTTGCGGGCGGACAGGAACAGGTTCTCGGAAGCGTCCTCGGTGACGATCAGCGGGCGCTTGCCCAGCTCGTAACCGGCCAGCTTCTCGACCAGGCCCTTGGTCTTCGGCGCGTCGATGTCGAACGACTCG
This genomic interval from Pseudoxanthomonas suwonensis 11-1 contains the following:
- the rplB gene encoding 50S ribosomal protein L2, whose amino-acid sequence is MPLMKFKPTSAGRRSAVRVVTPDLHKGAPHAALVEKQSKSGGRNHHGRITTRHVGGGHKQHYRLIDFKRNKEGIVARVERIEYDPNRTAHIALLCYVDGERRYIIAPKGLKAGDQVIAGSDAPIKAGNTLPLRNIPVGTTVHCIELKPGKGAQIARAAGAGVQLVAREGAYALVRLRSGEMRKIPAECRATIGEVSNDEHNLEKLGKAGAKRWRGVRPTVRGAAMNPVDHPHGGGEAKAGQGNPHPVTPWGVPTKGYKTRNNKRTQKFIVRDRRG
- the rplW gene encoding 50S ribosomal protein L23 → MSTNEKVFSVLLAPRVSEKTARLQEVSNQYVFEVSNDATKADVKAAVEQLFDVKVESVNVVNVKGKNKSFRFRSGRRGDWRKAYVRLADGQSIDVSAKA